In Panulirus ornatus isolate Po-2019 chromosome 30, ASM3632096v1, whole genome shotgun sequence, a single genomic region encodes these proteins:
- the LOC139758428 gene encoding uncharacterized protein — protein MYHKVLALLLLVAAAAEGQLPCSGFKCADDSACIPSRWVCDGYVNCPDGSDEQDCTTCPDHFFQCPTSGACVVEHWVCDGYPNCPDGDDELNCEGTPPSECKPNEFMCYEGLCVDETFRCDSVYDCYMGEDELQCSECKEGFLCGDGLCIPELYLCDEYEDCKHGDDEAEICGCPPGDFVCSNGHCIPAEWQCDGYFDCHGGSDEANCGQKFAPVVGKKASPVAHGRKSRAQVHLLRKLEKLRRN, from the exons CGGAAGGCCAGTTGCCGTGCTCAGGGTTCAAGTGCGCGGACGATAGTGCTTGCATCCCCAGCCGCTGGGTCTGCGACGGCTACGTCAACTGCCCAGATGGCTCCGACGAACAAGACTGCA CCACCTGCCCCGACCACTTCTTCCAGTGCCCGACGTCCGGCGCCTGTGTCGTGGAACACTGGGTCTGCGACGGCTACCCAAACTGTCCCGACGGCGACGATGAACTGAACTGTGAGG GTACCCCACCGTCCGAGTGCAAGCCTAACGAGTTCATGTGCTATGAAGGTCTCTGTGTCGACGAAACCTTCCGTTGTGACAGCGTCTACGATTGCTACATGGGTGAAGACGAACTGCAGTGCA GTGAGTGCAAGGAAGGCTTCCTCtgtggtgatggcttgtgcatcCCGGAGCTGTACCTGTGTGACGAGTATGAGGACTGCAAACACGGCGATGACGAGGCCGAAATATGTG GATGCCCGCCCGGCGACTTTGTCTGCTCCAACGGCCACTGCATCCCAGCGGAGTGGCAGTGCGATGGCTACTTCGACTGTCACGGCGGCAGCGACGAAGCCAATTGTG GTCAGAAGTTCGCGCCGGTCGTGGGCAAGAAGGCCTCCCCCGTGGCCCACGGACGCAAGTCCCGCGCGCAGGTCCACCTGCTGCGCAAGTTGGAGAAGCTCCGCAGGAACtaa